Below is a window of Verrucomicrobiota bacterium DNA.
GTCAAGCGTTGGCGAAGCATGACCGACGCACCAAGTTGCTCGATCGCGCCCGAGATTTGTGTGGAAGTGCTTTCCGAATCGAATTCAGAAGAAGAAATCGATGAGAAACGAGAACTTTATTTCGAAGCCGGCTCGGTTGAAGTCTGGGTTTGCAATTTGAACGGCAAAATGCAGTTTTTCGCGAAGTCCGGGCGGCTGCAACGCTCCGTGCTTTGCCCTCAATTTCCCCACGTGATCAAACTGTGAGTATTCCTGGCATCCGACGATAGCATCGGTGTGTCGGAGCCACGTTTTGACCTGGCACTGTAGTGACCGAGTTCAGCAGTGCAAGGAACGGTTAGCTTTCGCCAAGATCGGACTATCTCCCCGGCGCACTTCTGATCTAGGTTGCTGCAAAATTCGACTGAGCCGCGACACAGTGAATCAGTGGCTCCGGGAGTGTGGAAGTTTCCGTCGCGAGCCGGTCGAAGCGCTCGCTTGCGAGCCATTCCTATATGACGACCGGATCTGGAATTCTCTTCCGATTTGTACTGCTCTTCGGCCTTTTACTGGTAGGAGCGTTCTTTATCAGGCAGTTCACACTCTCGGCCATTTTTGGCTTTGCTCTCATCCTGACTTTGGCTGCCGAAGCGCTGTGGCTGCTTGGCGATCGCCGAAGAATTCACCACTGAGGTCTCACTCATCTTTCAGGATTTCC
It encodes the following:
- a CDS encoding Uma2 family endonuclease encodes the protein MTWLEVCRERSLRNLPFKVELDRWGRIVMSPHRKEHGAYQGEIASLLKKLRPAGRVVSECAIDTTDGTKVADVAWVSVKRWRSMTDAPSCSIAPEICVEVLSESNSEEEIDEKRELYFEAGSVEVWVCNLNGKMQFFAKSGRLQRSVLCPQFPHVIKL